The proteins below are encoded in one region of Triticum aestivum cultivar Chinese Spring chromosome 1B, IWGSC CS RefSeq v2.1, whole genome shotgun sequence:
- the LOC123126338 gene encoding probable xyloglucan endotransglucosylase/hydrolase protein 29 has product MAAASALLMAALAVFAAAAAAALDTSPVPFDAGYAPLFGGDNLVRSADGRSVTLKLDRYTGSGFISKSAYRHGFFGASIKLPADYTAGVVVAFYLSNWDEYPKNHDELDFELLGNRRGHGWRVQTNMYGNGSTVRGREERYHLPVEPTVAGVHRYAIAWTPNNIVFYLDGVPIREVVRVPSMGGDFPSKPMSVYATIWDGSAWATDGGKYKVDYAYAPFAAEFSDLVLSGCDASSVADPEGCQVDLLTHDVAVMAPAKRAAMRGFREQYLTYTACRDRVRYKTTVFPECDDLADGDSSFHLWGESKKRRRRSSSPLQYSSSMQ; this is encoded by the exons ATGGCAGCAGCCAGTGCTCTTCTCATGGCGGCTCTCGCGGTCTTCGCCGCGGCCGCCGCGGCGGCGCTGGACACGTCGCCGGTGCCGTTCGACGCCGGGTACGCGCCGCTATTCGGGGGCGACAACCTCGTGCGGTCGGCGGACGGCCGGAGCGTCACGCTCAAGCTGGACCGATACACCG GGTCTGGGTTCATATCCAAGTCGGCCTACCGCCATGGGTTCTTCGGCGCTTCCATTAAGCTGCCGGCCGACTACACCGCCGGCGTCGTCGTCGCCTTCTAC CTGTCGAACTGGGACGAGTATCCCAAGAACCACGACGAGCTGGACTTCGAGCTGCTGGGCAACCGGCGCGGTCACGGCTGGCGTGTCCAGACCAACATGTACGGCAACGGCAGCACCGTGCGCGGCCGAGAGGAGCGTTACCATCTCCCCGTCGAACCTACCGTCGCCGGCGTCCATCGCTATGCCATCGCCTGGACCCCCAACAACATCGTCTTCTACCTCGACGGCGTCCCCATCCGCGAGGTGGTCCGCGTTCCCTCCATGGGCGGCGACTTCCCCTCCAAGCCCATGTCCGTCTACGCCACCATCTGGGATGGCTCCGCCTGGGCCACCGACGGCGGCAAGTACAAGGTCGACTACGCCTACGCGCCATTCGCCGCCGAGTTCTCCGACCTCGTCCTGAGCGGCTGCGACGCCAGCAGCGTCGCCGACCCCGAGGGGTGCCAGGTCGACCTGCTCACGCACGACGTCGCCGTCATGGCCCCTGCCAAGCGCGCCGCCATGAGGGGGTTCCGCGAGCAGTACCTGACCTACACGGCGTGCCGCGACAGGGTGCGATACAAGACCACCGTCTTCCCCGAGTGTGACGACCTCGCCGACGGCGACTCCAGCTTCCACCTCTGGGGGGAGTCCAAGAAGAGGCGCCGCCGCTCGTCGTCGCCGCTGCAGTACTCTTCCAGCATGCAGTAG